TGAGCCTCATGACCGAACGCACCACCAGCGCCCTGCTCTATCTCAACGGTGTGCATGTCGCTTTCGACGGCTTCCGAGCCATCAAGAACCTGTCGCTTGCGATCGAGCCTGGCGAGATGCGCGCCATCATCGGCCCGAACGGTGCCGGTAAGACGACGATGATGGACATCATTACCGGCAAGACCCGCCCCGACGACGGCGAGGTGTTCTTCGACGGCACCGTCGACCTCACCCGGTTGGACGAAACGCAGATCGCCGAGCTCGGCATCGGCCGGAAGTTCCAGAAGCCGACCGTGTTCGAGAGCCAGAGCGTCGAGGACAACCTGCTGCTCGCCTTGAATGTCGATCATCGCGTGCGCAAAACGTTGTTCTGGCGCGAGAGCAGGGCGGAGACCGAGCGGATCGAGCGCGTGCTCGAGACCATCCGCCTGAAGGATGCACGCGATCGTCTCGCCGGCAGCCTGTCGCACGGCCAGAAGCAGTGGCTCGAGATCGGCATGCTGCTGGCCCAGGATCCGAAGCTGCTGCTGGTGGACGAACCGGTCGCCGGCATGACCGACGTGGAAACCCATCAGACCGCCGAGCTCTTGAAAGAGATCAACAGGGACAAGAGCGTGATCGTGGTCGAACACGACATGACGTTCGTGCGCGAGCTCGGCGTGAAGGTGACGTGTCTGCACGAGGGCTCGGTGCTGGCCGAAGGTTCGATCGATCAGGTGTCGTCGAACGAACGCGTCATCGAAGTGTATCTGGGACGATGAAACGCAAGACAGGGCCTCATGGTTCGAGACGCTGATCGCGCTCCTCACCTTGAGGATGACTTTCACAACTGAGGAAGAGTTCACCTCACTCTGAGAGGCCGGCAGGGCCGTCTCGAAGGGTGAGGCGAACGAAAGGTGGATTTATGCTCGACGTCACCAACATCAGCCTCTCTTATGGAGCAGCGCAAGCGCTGCGCGGCGTATCCCTCACCGCCGAACCCGGCCAGGTGACCTGCGTCCTCGGCCGCAACGGCGTCGGCAAGACCAGCCTCCTGCGCGCGCTGGTCGGTCAGCAGCCGATTTCCGGCGGCACCATCGCATTCGACGGCCAGGACATCAGCGCGCTCAAGCCCTACGAACGGGCGCGGCGCGGCATCGGCTTCGTGCCGCAGGGCCGCGAAATCTTCCCGCTGCTGACGGTCGAGGAGAACCTGCGCACCGGCTTCGCGCCGCTCAAGCGCAACGACCGTAGCATTCCGGACGACGTCTTCTCGCTGTTTCCAGTGCTGCAATCGATGCTCGGTCGGCGTGGCGGCGACCTCTCGGGCGGCCAGCAGCAGCAGCTCGCGATCGGACGCGCCCTGGTGATGCGCCCCAAGCTGCTGCTGCTCGACGAACCCACCGAAGGCATTCAGCCGTCGATCATCAAGGACATCGGACGCGCCATCGCCTATCTGCGCAGCCTCGGCAACATCGCCATCGTGCTTGTGGAGCAATATCTCGACTTTGCCTGCGAACTCGGCGACAAGTTCGCGGTGATGGACCGTGGCGCGGTGACCTTCACCTGCGACCGCGCGGATCTGGATCCGAGCGCGATCAGCCGCGCCATGGCGCTTTAAGGATACCGCATCCCAGACCATGACGCCCCAGCGAACTTGGGCGGGATTGGCGAAGCGACGCGGCTCATGCCATCGTCATTCGATGCGAGAGGAGCGATGAAGCAGGCATCAGGCAACCGACCGAATGCAATCGATGTCTTCGCCGCCAACCGTGCCGTGGGCACGGTGGCGTTCGACACCGCGCTGGTCAACGGCATCACCCGACGCCGTGACGTGCGCGAACAAGGCTCGCTGCGCGTGCGCTTTCCCTCGCCGGAGACGCATGCGCTGTCGTCGGTCCTGGTCAACACCGCCGGCGGCGTCGCCGGCGGCGACCGGTTTTCCGTCGCCATCGAAGCCGGTGAAGGCACCGCCGTCACCCTCACTACCGCAGCGGCGGAAAAGATCTATCGCTCCGAGGGCGATGCGGCGGCCATCGATGTGAAGCTGCGGGTGCAAGCCGAAGCCCACCTTGCCTGGTTGCCGCAGGAGACGATCCTGTTCGACCGGGCCAAACTCGCGCGGCGCTTTGATATCGATCTCGCTGACAACGCATCGCTGCTGCTGGCCGAGATCGTTGTTTTCGGCCGCGCCGCCATGAACGAACGAGTGACACGCGGCGCCTATACCGACCGCTGGCGGGTTCGCCGCGATGGCCGGCTGATCTTCGCGGAGACGCTGCAGCTCGACGGAGCCGTCGGTGACAGGCTCGCGCAACGGGCGATCGCCGACGGCGGCAATGCCATCGCCACCGTGCTGATCGTGCCGGGCACCGAGGCCATCGTGGAGCGCATACGAACGGCATCGCCAACCTTTGCAGGCGAAGTCGGCGTTTCGGCGTGGAACGGTTTTGCGCTCGCCCGCTTTTGCGCTAAGGATGCGGCGGCGCTGCGAGCCGACGTGGTGACCGTGCTGGCGCATATCGATGCGAAGGCTCTGCCAAGACTCTGGTTGAGCTGAGGCAGATGAAACCGACAGGGCTGGCGAACTGGACCGACCGATGAATCTGACCCCCCGCGAAAAGGACAAGCTGCTCATCTCCATGGCCGCCATGGTGGCCAGGCGCCGACTCGATCGCGGTGTCAAACTCAATCACCCTGAGGCGATCGCTTTGATCTCCGACTTCATCCTCGAAGGCGCACGCGACGGACGCAGCGTCGCCGACCTGATGCAGGCTGGCGCGCAGGTTCTGACCCGCGCGCAGGTGATGGACGGCATTCCCGAGATGATCCATGACATCCAGGTCGAGGCGACCTTTCCGGACGGCACAAAACTCGTGACCGTGCACGACCCGATCCGCTAAGCTCGCCTCGCCGCAAGCAAGAACAAGACTGAAACAGGAGATTCTTTCATGCTGAGACTGGCTCTCGTGCTGACGCTGCTGCCGACGGCAGCCTTCGCGCACCCCGGCCATGGTGAGACGACCAGCTTCATGGCAGGTCTGCAACACCCGCTATCCGGCCTCGACCATATGACCGTCATGATCGCGGTCGGTCTGCTGGCCGCATTGAAGGGCGGTCGCGCGCTCTGGATCTGGCCCTTGTCGTTCATCGGCGTGATGCTGGTCGGCGGTGCACTCGGTATGGCGCAGGTGCAACTGCCGCTGGTCGAACCGGCGATCCTCGCCTCGGTGGTCGTGCTCGGCCTGCTGGTGGCGTTCGCGATCGACCTACCGGTGGCGCTCGGCGCCGCCATCGTCGGCATCGCCGCATTGTTCCACGGCCATGCCCACGGCATCGAAGCGGCCAACCATGGGGGCCTCGAATACATGGCAGGCTTCACGCTCAGCACCACGGCGCTGCATCTCGTCGGCATCGGCGCGGTACTCGGCCTGCGCTCGGCGCACCTGCAGCCGGTGGTTCGCGTCGCCGGTGCAGCGTGCGCACTGATCGGCGTCGGTCTCGCCTTCGGCGCCGTATGAGATAGCCATGATTCCCGGCGAGCTCTTCATCAAGGACGGCGACATCGTTCTGAACGAGGGCCGCCGGACGGCCACGCTGACGGTCGCCAACACCGGCGACCGTCCCATCCAAGTCGGCTCGCACTACCATTTCTTCGAAACCAATCCGGCACTGAAGTTCGATCGCAAGAAGGCGCGCGGCATGCGGCTGAACATTGCCGCCGGCACCGCCGTCCGCTTCGAGCCGGGGCAAACCCGCGAGGTGACGCTGGTCGCCATCGCCGGCAAGCGCATGATCTACGGCTTCCGCGGCGACGTCATGGGAAAGTTGTGACGCGCGCCGCTCTTCCAAATTTCGCAACGATGGGGCCCGCGGCATGAGCGCGAGGATGTCACGCAGCGTCTATGCCGATATGTTCGGCCCCACCACCGGCGACCGTGTGCGGCTCGCCGACACCGACCTGATCATCGAGGTGGAGAAGGACTTCACCGTCTATGGCGAAGAGGTGAAGTTCGGCGGCGGAAAAGTGATCCGCGACGGCATGGGCCAAAGCCAGATCACCAACCGCCAGGGCGCGGTCGATACCGTCATCACCAATGCGCTGATCGTCGACACCTGGGGCATCGTCAAAGCCGACGTCGGCATCAAGGACGGCAAGGTCCACGCAATCGGCAAGGCCGGCAATCCCGACATCCAGCCGAAGGTGACCATCGTCGTCGGCCCCGGCACCGACGTCATCGCTGGCGAAGGCAAGATCCTCACCGCCGGCGGCTTCGACAGCCACATCCACTTGATCTGTCCACAGCAGATCGAGCATGCGCTGATGTCGGGCGTCACCTCGCTGCTCGGCGGCGGCACCGGCCCCTCGCATGGCACGTTCGCGACCACCTGCACACCCGGTCCATGGCACATCGGCCGGATGATCCAGTCGTTCGATGCCTTTCCCGTCAATCTCGGCATCTCCGGCAAGGGCAATGCGTCTCGGCCCGCGGCGCTGATCGAGATGATCAAGGCCGGCGCCTGCGCGCTCAAGCTGCATGAAGACTGGGGCACCACGCCCGCCGCGATCGACACCTGCCTCAGCGTCGCCGATGATCACGATATCCAGGTGATGATCCACACCGACACGCTGAACGAATCCGGCTTCGTCGAAGACACCGTGAAGGCTTTCAAGGGCCGCACCATTCACGCTTTCCATACGGAGGGCGCGGGCGGCGGCCACGCGCCGGACATCATCAAGGTGGCAAGCCTGAAGAACGTGCTGCCGTCATCGACCAACCCGACACGCCCCTTCACCAGGAACACCATCGACGAGCATCTCGACATGCTGATGGTGTGCCACCATCTCGATCCGTCGATCGCCGAAGATCTCGCCTTCGCCGAAAGCCGCATCCGAAAGGAAACCATTGCCGCCGAGGACATCCTGCACGATCTCGGCGCGCTGTCGATGATGTCGTCCGACAGCCAGGCGATGGGCCGGCTCGGCGAGGTGATCATCCGCACCTGGCAGACCGCCGACAAGATGAAGAAACAGCGCGGCGCACTGCCTCAGGACAAGGCCGGCAACGACAACTTCCGCGTCAAGCGCTACATCGCCAAGTACACGATCAATCCGGCGATCGCCCACGGCGTCTCAAAGCTGATCGGCTCGGTGGAGAAGGGCAAGCTCGCCGACCTCGTGCTGTGGTCGCCCGCCTTCTTCGGCGTGAAGCCCGACTGCGTCGTCAAGGGCGGCACGATCGTCGCGGCTCCCATGGGCGATCCGAACGCATCGATCCCGACGCCGCAACCGGTGCATTACCGGCCGATGTTCGGAACGCTTGGCCGCGCGCGCACCGCCTCCTCGGTCGTGTTCACCTCGAAGGCCGCCGTTGCGAGCGGCCTAAAGCGCAAGCTCGGCCTCGAGAAGGACCTCTACGCGGTCAAGAACACCCGCGGTGGCATCTCCAAGAAGAGCATGATCCACAACGATGCGACGCCCAAGATCGAGGTCGATCCGGAGACCTACGAGGTCCGCGCCGATGGCGAGTTGCTTACCTGCCCGCCCGCCGAAGTCCTGCCCATGGCGCAGCGCTACTTTCTGTTCTAAAGCAGCCTGAGCCATCTGCTGCCGGGGACAGCCAAGTCGCTGATGGCGTTGCACTTTGGAGCGGTATGACCACGATCCTCGTTACCGGCGCAGACGGGTTCATCGGCGCGCACGTCGTCCGGCATCTGGCTGTGCACGGCAGCCACAGGCTGGTGGCGGTCTCACGACGGCCACAGGAGCCCGCGACGGCAGCCCCAGAGTCCATCCGCGTACAGGCCGACCTCGACGATTCTGCTCAGATCGCCGATCTGATCCGCCGCACCCAGCCTGCGGTCGTGATCCATGCTGCGGGAGGCCGCGGCCGGACCGACGAGAACGAGTGGAACAACCTGCGCATGACGCAAGCACTGTTCGACGTTCTTGGTGCGGCGGCTCCCGATACCCGCATCATCCTGTTCGGCAGTGCCGCCGAATATGGCGAGACCGGGAACACGCGCGTTGCAGAAACAGCCGAATGCCGCCCTGGAACCGTTTACGGCCAAACCAAGCTGATGATCACCGACGAAGCCTTGGCGCGCACCCGCTCGGGCCGCCTGCGCGCGACGGTGCTGCGTCCGTTCAACGTGATCGGCCCCGGGATATCGGCGACGCTGGCCGCCGCCTCGTTCCTGCGTCAGATCCGGGAGCCACGGATGCGCGACGGCGCCTATCTCGTAACGATGGGGGTTCGCGATGCCGTCCGCGATTTTGTGGCGGTGGATGATCTGATGACGGCGATCGAAAGGACCGTCGCGCGTGAGCTGTCCGGCGAGATCATCAATGTCTGCACCGGCCAGGGCCGCACGCTCGACTGGCTGCTGACCCGGATGGCCGCACTCGGCGGCGCCAAGGTGATCTTCGAGATCGACAGCCAGCATGCTGCGGCCGGCCAGCCTTCGATCTCCATCGGCGATCCCGACAAGGGCCAGCACCTGCTGGGGTTCACGCCCTCGCCCGATCTCGATACGACCCTGCGCGCCATGTGGGATAGCGCCATGATCGCCCGCGAGCAGTCATGACGAGCGACCGCGCCAAACAACGAGCGCTGCGATTGGCGCTCGGCATTTTCCGCCTGCAGCCGGCAGGCGGTCTCGAACGGCATGCGTTACGCATCGCCGGTGTCCTGGCGGAGCGCGGCCACGACGTCACGCTGTACACCACGCAAGGCACCGACAGCGCGCCCACAGGCGTCAAGCTATCATTGCTGCCGAACGACGGACGAACCAATCATGGATCGATGGACGCGTTCGGCCAACGATTTGCGGAGGTCGGGACAGATGCGGAGCTGCGGATCGGCTTCCAGCGGCTGCCGGGCCTCGACGTGTTGTTCTGCGCCGACTGGTGCTACCTCGATCGCGACCATCCGAAATGGGCGCCGCTGCTGCCGCGCTATCGCACGCTGACCCGACTCGAACGCGCCTGCTTCGACCCGTCGTCGAAAACCAAGATCATCACCCTCTCTGCGCCGCAGCTCGCTGCCTACGTCCGCGCCCACGGCACCCAGGCCGACCGGACGGTGGTGCTGCCGCCAACCATCGATCCCGCACATCGCGCCACCGAGCCGACCGATGCGGCCAAGCGGGCCGCCGCACGCCATCACTTCGATCTGCCGGAACGCGCCGTCGTCTGGCTTTGGATCGGCTTGCAGCCGATGGTGAAGGGCCTCGACCGGACGCTGGAGGCCTTGGCCAAGCATCCGGAGGCGATGCTCCTCATCTGCGGCACCGACCGGACCAACCGCAAAACCGCTTCCCTGCTGGCGGCGGCCGAGCGCGCGGGCTCCGGGAGCCGCATCCGCGTCGTCGGCATGGCCTCGGATACACAGCTCAAGGCCGCATTCGCCGCCGCGGATTTCCTCGTGCATCCGGCGCGGCTCGACGTCACTGCTACCGTGATCCTGGAAGCGATGGCCAATGGCCTGCCGGTCGTGACCACGGCGAATTGCGGCTTTGCTCCCCATGTGGACGCCGCCAATGCGGGCCTCGTTGTTCCGGTGCCATTCGAGCAACGGGTGTTCGAAACCGCCCTCACCCATGCTGCGAACGCCCCGCGGGAGACCTGGTCACGCCATGCAATCACTTACTGCGCCAATCCCAGGCTCTATTCCGGCATCGAACATGCCTGCAACCTGATCGAGGCCGGAGGCAATGACGAGGACTGGCGACGCGCCGCGCAGGCGGCGGAGGCGGGATTGTCCGCACCGAAACCATGAGCCTGTACGTGACAATGCATCATCGTTACCAAGGCATGGCCGTAAGCGAGACGACCGTCGCAATCCTGCCCATCCGCATGCCCGGAAAACCGATTTCCAGCTCTGACGTCATGCTCTACTGTGCGCCGGTTCAACAACAAGCTTGCAACAAGAACATCCGGGAGACCTGAATGATCTACGTCGTCGCCACCACTGAGGTAAAGCCCGAGCACCGTGACGCCTACATCAAAGGCGCGAAGGATTGCGTCGCCGCAACTCAGAAGGAAGCGGGCTGCATCTATTACGACAGCCATGTCAGCGTGAACAATCCCAACCTGTTTGTGGTTGTGGAGCGCTGGGAATCGCGCGAAGCGCTGGACGCGCATAGCCGCGCGCCGCACATGAAGGTGTGGCGTGACCTGTCGGCGCCATTCAAGGCATCCCCGACCCAAATCGAAATCATCAACCCCGCCGACGTCATCAAGCGTTAAGAGGCACAATCATGCTGCGCGCCACTTCCGTCAAAGCCGCAAAGACGTGGCGCGACACTCCCGCCGATACGGTCGTGCTCGAATTCGACGACCGGCATCGGCGGCGCATGACCATGGCCGGCACGCGTGGGCTGGAATTCCTGCTCGATCTGCCGGACGTGATCGCTCTGCGCAGCGGCGACGCCCTGGTGCTGGAGGACGGCCGCCTGATCGAGGTGGTCGCCGCTCCGGAACCGCTGGTCGAAATTCGTGGCAAAGATGCAGCCGATCTGGTGCGCGTTGCCTGGCATCTCGGCAATCGTCACCTGCCGACCCAGCTTCTGCCGAAAGCGCTCCGCATCCGCCGCGATCATGTGATCGAGGAGATGGTGCGCGGGCTTGGCGCGCGCGTCATGGAGATCGAAGCACCGTTCGATCCTGAAGGCGGAGCCTATCTCATGGCATCCCCTTCTGAACTCGCGCACAACGATCATGCCCACAGTCATGGTCATCACCACGACCACAAGCACGGTCACGGGCATCATCATGCGCACCATGGCGATGACCACCATGATCATCATGGTGATGATCACAAGCATGATCATGGCCCTCACACGCACGGTCACGGCCAGGGGCATCACCATCATCATGCGCCTGGCGAGGCGTGCGATCATCCCGACCACCACCATGATCATGCCCATCATCATGGCCATTCTCACACCCATGGGCACAAAGCCTGATCTGCCATGAGCCGTCGCAAAGGCGCGTCTGCTCCCGAGATCGAGGCCGCCACCGTCTCCGGCGACGACAGGCAGGCCGACCACGCGGCCCTGTTCCGCCTGATGACCTGGCTGTCCCCCGCGTTCCCCGTCGGCGCCTTCTCGTATTCGAGCGGCATCGAATGGGCGGTCGAGACAGGCGACATCGCCGACGCGGACACCCTCCGGCAGTGGCTGGCTGCGATGCTGGCCGACGGCGCGGGCTTCTGCGACGGCGTTCTCCTCAGCCATGCCTGGCGGGCGGCATCCGCTCGCGACGACCGCCTGCTGGCCGATGTCGCCGAGCTGGCCGCGGCCCTTGCTCCGTCGCGGGAGCGGCATCTGGAAACGACCGCCCAGGGACGTGCCTTCGCTGATATCACCGAGGCTGCTTGGCCCTGCGAGAGCCTGGCCCGGCTGAGGCAGAGTTGGGACGGTCCGATCGCCTACCCGGCGGCCGTCGGCGTCGTCAGCGCGGGCCATAGCATCCGGCTCGACTGGACGCTGCAGGCCTTTCTGCATGCGCAGGTTTCCAACTGGATCTCCGCGGGCGTGCGGCTGGTCCCACTCGGCCAGACCCACAGCCAACGCGTGTTGGCGGCACTGGAGCCGACGGTGGCAGCAACCGCGGAGCGAGCGCTGACGGCGACACTCGACGACCTCGGCAGCGCGACGTTTCGCGCCGATCTTGCGAGCATGCGCCACGAAGCCCAGTATACGAGACTGTTCAGATCATAGAGACGAGAGCCCGATGGGAACGACAACCGCAACCTCACCGTCCCGCTCGCGGACGCCAAGCCCGCATGGGCCGTTGCGCGTCGGCATCGGCGGGCCGGTCGGATCCGGCAAGACCGCACTGATGGACCTGCTCTGCAAGAGCTTGCGCGAGAGCTACGACATCGCGGCGATCACAAACGACATCTACACCAAATGGGACGCGGAATACCTCGTGCGCGCCGGTTCGCTCACCGCCGACCGCATTGCTGGCGTCGAGACCGGCGGCTGTCCGCACACCGCGATCCGTGAGGACGCCTCCATGAACCTGGCGGCGGTCGCCGACATGCGCGCCAAGTTTCCGACGCTCGACCTCGTACTGATCGAGTCCGGTGGCGACAACCTGGCTGCAACCTTCTCGCCGGAGCTGGCCGACCTGACGATCTACGTCATCGACGTTGCCGCGGGCGACAAGATCCCGTCCAAAGGCGGACCGGGCATCACGCGCTCGGACCTGCTGGTGATCAACAAGATCGATCTCGCGCCGCATGTCGGCGCTTCGCTCGACAAGATGCGCACCGACACGCTGCGCATGCGCGGCGAGCGGCCCTTCGTCATGAGCAATCTCAAGACCGGCGAAGGGCTCGACCAGATCATGCGTTTCATCGAGACCAAAGGCGGCCTGCGTTAGCAATCCGGACGCCTCTTTTCATATTTTTCTCGTATTTTCAGGAACATCGCCGGAATCCCCGGGTTAGCTAGCCGGAGATTCCGCATGAAGGATTATGGCAGCGCCTTTCTGAGCCTGATCTTGGTGGGAGTGGTGATGCTGGTGGCCGGACTGGGTCTGATCGTCCGACCGAGCGACGGGCAGCAACCTCTTTTGGCCGACAACATGCAAACCACGCAAACAAAGGCTCAATCCGCACCCTCACCACGCCCCTCTGGCGACGACAGCGCCGTCGCGCCGTTGCTTGGGCGCTAATCCTTCGTCTTGCTGCTCTTAAGGTTAATTCAGCATCGTTTCCGTCCGCCTGCACGCAAGCCACCGCAGCCATGGAACCAAAATGCTGATAACGCGTTGACTTAGCCGAATTTCAACCTGCTTGCGGCTGACGGTCTGCAGCTCCGGGCGAGACTTGTGCAGCGATGATCGTGTTGTCATTATTCCGCGTGAGGTGGATTGTCGTAAACCAATCGTGCAATTCGCATCTCTCCGGAAATAACTCCCCACAGCTTCGTTGTGTTTAGAGTCGTCGCTTGGTTCGGCTGGGATTCATCGTTGCCCTTGTTGCCCTGATCGGCCTGCTGGTGTCGGGGCTGGTTGCTCTCCGCGTCTACGAACAGGAGATCGCGATCGAGCAGGCCGCCCTCGCGCGCGGTATCGAATCTCATGCCCGCCTCGTTCAAGAACGTCTCGCCGAGCGCGAGTTGCTGGCGCGGGTCGCCGTCGGACTGATCCGATCGAACCAGGCGCTGCATATCAACGCGCTGGAGCCGCTGCGGGCTTCGATCTACGCCTTCCGAACCGATTTCGTCCTCGCCACCTGGATCGCTCATATCGGTGCCGGCGAAATTCCGAAGGCGGAACAAATCCTCGCAGAATCGGGGTATTCGCGACCTACCGTACGGCAGGTGGACGATTCCCCGCTTCCTTCGCCGCCTCCATCCGGCGCTCTCAACGTGCTGATGGACATCGATCCGCGCACACCCGAGACTATCGCCCTGCCGGGGCGGGTCCTCGATCGGGCACCGACGTTCGGACCGATCCTGTCGGCGGCGCTCGCACGCCGCGCGCCAGCCGCGTCGGAGCCCGCAACTCTCCCGCGCTCGGATGAGAATACCGGCGTGGTTCTCGCCGCTCCGGTCTTTGCCGACGGCAGCGGGGTACCGATCGGCTTCATCACCTTCTCCTATCTGCTGGGCCCGCTGATGCTGGGCAATGATGAGCCATCCCCGTTCACGGTGGCTTTGCGCGATCCCCGCGACGATCTGAAGGAGTTCACCGCAGACAGCCGCAGCCATGTCGGCCCCTCTCAGATCGCTCCCGAACGCGCCAGCGCCGCCGTATCTCAAGGCGTGACGTTCGGCGGCCGCGACTTCGTTCTGTCCTACTATGCGAAGGTGGATCCGACGGTGCGGGCTCAATCCCTCGCAGCGATCGTGATGATCGTCGGCGTCGCCCTCACGAGTATTCTCTGCGGCCTGTTTGGATATGTCGCCTACAACAACCTGCGCCTGAGTCGTGAGATCGAAGCACGCATCAGCTTCGAAGCCCGGCTCGGGGCCGTCATCGCCGAGCTGAACCATCGGGTGAAGAACATCCTGGCGGTGATCCAATCCATCGTCACCAGGACGATGCGGCCTGGCGCGGATGTCGATACGGCCCGCGAGCTCTTGATCGGCCGCATCCATGCGATGTCGCATGTGGTCTCGCTGCTGAGCGATACCCACTGGCAGGGCGTACACCTGAAGAGCCTGCTGACCTCGCGGGCGATCCCTTATGCCGAACGGATCGCAGCGACGGGGCCCGACATCATCGTCAGCTCGCGCGCTGCGCAAAGCCTCTGCCTGCTTTTCTTCGAGCTCGCCTCGCAGGCCGCCGCAAGCGCCCGCGACCGGGCAGGCGTCGAAGTCGCCGTGAAGTGGCAGGTCACCGGCAAGGGACCGAACGAACTGTTCGCGATGAAGTGGGAGGAGTTCAACGTCACTGCCGAAACGCGGCACGAAGACAACGATTTCGGCGCGATCCTGCTCGACCGTGTCGCGCCGGAAGCGCTTGGCGGCACGTCACGCCGCTACTTCACCGAAACCAGCTACGTCTTCGAAATCTCCGCCCCGATGCGCACCGTGGTCGACAAGACCGAGATGGATCGCACCGGCCGCCTGTCGGGACTGCTGCCGCGCAAGTAAGACCAGCCGGCACGCCAGCGCGGAATTCACCGCACTGTCGGAACACAAATCACCCCTCTCCCAGCCCTCACGCAAGCGCGAGCCACACGCCGATGGGCGGAGTCTGCTCGATCGCGACAGACGGATGAGGGGACGCGTTTGTGCCAGGTCTTATGTGACGAGGCCTTTACGTGACGAGAGCTTTCGCGCGAAGCGAGACCGGTCGCGCAAAGCAAGGAACGTAGCCATGCACGGACAGTAGTAGCCATGCACGGAAAGCATTTGCCGGTCCTGATTCATCAGAACCGGCAAATGCGCCAAAGCG
The sequence above is drawn from the Afipia sp. P52-10 genome and encodes:
- a CDS encoding urease accessory protein UreE, with protein sequence MLRATSVKAAKTWRDTPADTVVLEFDDRHRRRMTMAGTRGLEFLLDLPDVIALRSGDALVLEDGRLIEVVAAPEPLVEIRGKDAADLVRVAWHLGNRHLPTQLLPKALRIRRDHVIEEMVRGLGARVMEIEAPFDPEGGAYLMASPSELAHNDHAHSHGHHHDHKHGHGHHHAHHGDDHHDHHGDDHKHDHGPHTHGHGQGHHHHHAPGEACDHPDHHHDHAHHHGHSHTHGHKA
- a CDS encoding urease accessory protein UreF; this translates as MSRRKGASAPEIEAATVSGDDRQADHAALFRLMTWLSPAFPVGAFSYSSGIEWAVETGDIADADTLRQWLAAMLADGAGFCDGVLLSHAWRAASARDDRLLADVAELAAALAPSRERHLETTAQGRAFADITEAAWPCESLARLRQSWDGPIAYPAAVGVVSAGHSIRLDWTLQAFLHAQVSNWISAGVRLVPLGQTHSQRVLAALEPTVAATAERALTATLDDLGSATFRADLASMRHEAQYTRLFRS
- the ureG gene encoding urease accessory protein UreG, producing the protein MGTTTATSPSRSRTPSPHGPLRVGIGGPVGSGKTALMDLLCKSLRESYDIAAITNDIYTKWDAEYLVRAGSLTADRIAGVETGGCPHTAIREDASMNLAAVADMRAKFPTLDLVLIESGGDNLAATFSPELADLTIYVIDVAAGDKIPSKGGPGITRSDLLVINKIDLAPHVGASLDKMRTDTLRMRGERPFVMSNLKTGEGLDQIMRFIETKGGLR
- a CDS encoding HWE histidine kinase domain-containing protein; translation: MVRLGFIVALVALIGLLVSGLVALRVYEQEIAIEQAALARGIESHARLVQERLAERELLARVAVGLIRSNQALHINALEPLRASIYAFRTDFVLATWIAHIGAGEIPKAEQILAESGYSRPTVRQVDDSPLPSPPPSGALNVLMDIDPRTPETIALPGRVLDRAPTFGPILSAALARRAPAASEPATLPRSDENTGVVLAAPVFADGSGVPIGFITFSYLLGPLMLGNDEPSPFTVALRDPRDDLKEFTADSRSHVGPSQIAPERASAAVSQGVTFGGRDFVLSYYAKVDPTVRAQSLAAIVMIVGVALTSILCGLFGYVAYNNLRLSREIEARISFEARLGAVIAELNHRVKNILAVIQSIVTRTMRPGADVDTARELLIGRIHAMSHVVSLLSDTHWQGVHLKSLLTSRAIPYAERIAATGPDIIVSSRAAQSLCLLFFELASQAAASARDRAGVEVAVKWQVTGKGPNELFAMKWEEFNVTAETRHEDNDFGAILLDRVAPEALGGTSRRYFTETSYVFEISAPMRTVVDKTEMDRTGRLSGLLPRK